A single genomic interval of Halorubrum aethiopicum harbors:
- a CDS encoding deoxyribonuclease IV, with protein sequence MSLKVGAHVSISTSRASNDPETPPHGNIANAVFRQTQFGGNCGQIFTHSPQVWEDPNLDEEEAAQFREYTERDLDGPWVIHTSYLVNLCTPKEGLREKSLESMQREVDAAAALGIPYVNVHLGAHTGAGVEGGLDNAASVIDDVDVPEGVTILVESDAGAGTKLGGEFEHLAGVIDRTETDIDVCIDTAHAFAAGYDLSTAEAVDETVAEFDDVVGLEHLKCIHLNDSKHACGTNKDEHAHVGEGLIGEEGMERVINHPDLAELPFVLETPTEDGKSFAWNIERVRELRGE encoded by the coding sequence ATGAGCCTGAAGGTCGGCGCGCACGTCTCCATCTCCACGTCGAGAGCGTCCAACGATCCCGAGACACCACCACATGGAAACATCGCGAACGCGGTGTTCAGACAGACGCAGTTCGGCGGCAACTGCGGACAGATCTTCACCCACTCCCCGCAGGTGTGGGAGGATCCGAACCTCGACGAGGAGGAGGCCGCACAGTTCCGCGAGTACACCGAACGCGACCTCGACGGGCCGTGGGTCATCCACACCTCCTACCTCGTCAACCTCTGTACGCCGAAGGAGGGGCTCCGCGAGAAGTCGCTGGAGTCGATGCAACGGGAGGTCGACGCCGCGGCCGCGCTCGGGATCCCCTACGTGAACGTCCACCTCGGAGCCCACACCGGCGCGGGCGTCGAGGGCGGCCTCGACAACGCGGCGAGCGTCATCGACGACGTCGACGTCCCGGAGGGCGTGACGATCCTGGTCGAGAGCGACGCGGGCGCGGGGACGAAACTCGGCGGCGAGTTCGAACACCTCGCGGGCGTCATCGATCGGACGGAGACGGACATCGACGTCTGTATCGACACCGCCCACGCGTTCGCGGCCGGCTACGACCTCTCGACGGCCGAGGCGGTCGACGAGACGGTCGCGGAGTTCGACGACGTGGTGGGGTTAGAGCACCTGAAGTGTATCCACCTCAACGACTCGAAACACGCCTGCGGCACCAACAAGGACGAACACGCCCACGTCGGCGAGGGGCTCATCGGCGAGGAGGGGATGGAGCGGGTGATAAACCACCCCGACCTCGCCGAGCTCCCGTTCGTGCTCGAGACCCCGACGGAGGACGGCAAGAGCTTCGCGTGGAACATCGAGCGCGTCCGGGAGCTCCGCGGCGAGTGA
- a CDS encoding lipoate--protein ligase family protein: MTAPAGEWRLIREEARPGPIQMALDEVAAETASDGGPATVRTYRWDPTCLTLGYGQDPETVDWDACERAGVDVTRRRTGGGGIVHDSYGDVAYSIAVPAGDVPGDLLDAYHLLCEPILDAFARLGIDADYVEEAVPELYHPACYLRELHPAHDVVAAGRKVAGNAQYRTRDAVIQHGSLTFSVDAEAHLDAFADPPVDPETFRERVVGIDELADVDRAEAVAAVEESLASWVEAGIEAEAEREGRPGDGRSDGAGSLDRDGSWTDAELERARDLVAERYRDDDWVRSRPGDR; the protein is encoded by the coding sequence ATGACCGCGCCGGCAGGCGAGTGGCGGCTGATCCGCGAGGAGGCCCGTCCGGGGCCGATCCAGATGGCGCTCGACGAGGTCGCGGCTGAGACCGCGAGCGACGGCGGACCCGCCACGGTCCGCACCTACCGCTGGGACCCGACCTGTCTCACGCTCGGCTACGGGCAGGACCCGGAGACGGTCGACTGGGACGCCTGCGAGCGTGCGGGCGTCGACGTCACCCGCAGGCGGACCGGCGGCGGCGGGATCGTCCACGACTCGTACGGCGACGTCGCCTACTCGATCGCCGTCCCCGCCGGAGACGTGCCCGGAGACCTCCTCGACGCCTACCACCTGCTGTGTGAGCCGATCCTGGACGCGTTCGCCCGGCTCGGGATCGACGCCGACTACGTCGAGGAGGCGGTCCCGGAGCTGTACCACCCGGCGTGTTACCTCCGGGAGCTCCACCCCGCTCACGACGTGGTCGCCGCGGGTCGGAAGGTCGCCGGCAACGCGCAGTACCGGACCCGCGATGCGGTGATCCAGCACGGCTCGCTCACCTTCTCGGTCGACGCGGAGGCCCACCTCGACGCGTTCGCCGACCCGCCGGTGGATCCGGAGACGTTCCGGGAGCGCGTCGTCGGTATCGACGAGCTGGCCGACGTCGACCGCGCGGAGGCGGTCGCGGCGGTCGAGGAGTCGCTCGCGTCGTGGGTCGAGGCGGGGATCGAGGCGGAGGCCGAGAGGGAGGGCAGGCCCGGAGACGGTCGCTCGGACGGAGCCGGCTCGCTCGACCGGGACGGCTCGTGGACCGACGCCGAACTCGAGCGCGCGCGAGATCTCGTCGCGGAGCGGTACCGCGACGACGACTGGGTTCGGTCGCGTCCCGGCGACCGCTGA